Proteins from a single region of Halichoerus grypus chromosome 13, mHalGry1.hap1.1, whole genome shotgun sequence:
- the LOC118553118 gene encoding protein unc-50 homolog → MPCSKKLFPLFFETIKLLLWVVFIDCVGVGLLISTLMWFISNKYLVKRQSRDYDVEWGYAFDVHLNAFYPLLVILHFIQLFFINHVILTDTFIGYFVGNTLWLVAVGYYIYVTFLGYSALPFLKNTVILLYPFAPLILLYGLSLALGWNFTHTLCSFYKYRVK, encoded by the exons ATGCC GTGCAGTAAGAAACTGTTCCCTTTATTTTTTGAGACAATAAAGCTGCTCCTTTGGGTTGTATTCATAGATTGTGTAGGCGTTGGTCTGCTCATATCAACTTTAATGTGGTTTATCTCTAACAAGTATTTAGTGAAACGGCAAAGCAGAGACTATGATGTGGAGTGGGGCTATGCCTTCGATGTGCATCTGAATGCTTTTTATCCTCTCTTAGTCATTCTGCATTTTATCCAGCTTTTCTTCATTAACCATGTTATCCTGACAGACACATTCATTGGATATTTTGTTGGAAATACCTTGTGGTTGGTGGCAGTGGGCTATTATATCTACGTAACCTTCTTAGGATACAGTGCATtgccatttttgaaaaatacagtaattcttctttatccatttgcaCCTCTCATTCTGCTCTACGGCCTGTCACTAGCGCTAGGATGGAACTTCACCCACACACTGTGTTCCTTCTACAAGTACAGAGTGAAATGA